A stretch of Candidatus Eisenbacteria bacterium DNA encodes these proteins:
- a CDS encoding VCBS repeat-containing protein, which translates to MNGDGTNDLVVTSDGVVKVLLGGLGGTLGPPTDVYAIGNAIYVLIQDLTGDGRNDLVLSDLNVVPTGAIVVLPGLAGGGFGPPVSYPTGISPYPFAVGDLNGDGILDIASGEAFGNRVSVMIGLPGGGFGPDIIYTLGPAIEIQSVAIGDLDGDGRNDVAVGGPNISATVLYGQASGGFGTITEYDTGGISYVVGIADLNADGRMDLATVNGLGAVVYSGLPGGLLGSRADYVVPGDVNGLAIGDLNGDTRLDLVLGAFLTIGGPGTGSVTTLPGLPGGGFGAPSIYDSGEGTGHVAIGDLDGDGQADIAASHFDGTTVTVLSDLPDPPTPYYTGGRNHSSVVLGDLNGDGRPDMAAPNGAASFPQATVFTSLPGGGFSAADYGAPRTARSIATGDVDGDGRIDLVVANTGASPLVNPGTVSVLPALPGGGYGTNTDYAVGVNPAEIKLSDLDGDGWLDIVTANTSSHDVSVLMGQPGGTFGAETRYPTAGSGPAGLGVGDLDGDGRPDLAVLNATTRTISVMVGLGAGSFGAPTLLPTPTLPGNPVAIGDVNGDGMPDMAIASRVSTTPGTIGVASIYLGIGGGVFAPRTDYLAGPGVTSVAIGDLDGDGVLDLAAGGLGGLFVLLGLPGGSFGPPAAHSGY; encoded by the coding sequence TTGAACGGCGACGGCACAAATGATCTCGTGGTCACAAGTGACGGCGTCGTGAAGGTCCTCCTCGGCGGGCTCGGGGGCACACTCGGCCCTCCGACTGACGTCTACGCCATCGGTAACGCGATCTATGTGCTAATCCAGGACCTGACCGGAGACGGCAGGAACGACTTGGTCCTATCCGATCTGAACGTAGTCCCTACAGGTGCGATCGTCGTTCTTCCGGGGCTCGCGGGCGGCGGATTCGGCCCGCCCGTGAGCTATCCAACGGGAATCTCCCCGTACCCGTTCGCAGTTGGTGATCTGAACGGCGACGGCATCCTTGATATCGCGTCCGGTGAAGCGTTCGGCAACCGTGTATCCGTCATGATCGGCCTACCGGGTGGGGGTTTCGGCCCCGATATCATCTATACGCTGGGACCCGCCATTGAGATTCAGTCCGTCGCGATCGGGGACCTGGACGGCGACGGTCGGAACGATGTCGCGGTCGGGGGGCCGAACATCTCGGCCACGGTCCTGTACGGGCAGGCCAGTGGCGGCTTCGGCACCATCACGGAATACGACACGGGTGGAATCTCGTATGTCGTCGGCATCGCCGACCTGAACGCCGACGGCCGGATGGATCTCGCCACGGTGAATGGCCTCGGGGCGGTGGTGTATTCGGGTTTGCCGGGCGGCCTCTTGGGGTCACGAGCAGATTACGTCGTTCCCGGCGATGTCAATGGATTGGCGATCGGAGATCTCAATGGCGACACCCGCTTGGACCTCGTGTTGGGCGCCTTCCTGACGATTGGCGGCCCCGGAACCGGATCGGTGACCACCCTACCGGGCCTTCCAGGCGGCGGCTTCGGCGCGCCGTCGATTTACGACAGCGGCGAAGGGACCGGCCACGTGGCGATCGGTGATCTGGACGGAGACGGACAGGCGGACATTGCGGCATCGCACTTCGACGGCACCACCGTGACGGTCCTCTCGGACCTTCCGGATCCACCAACTCCGTACTATACCGGAGGCAGGAATCACTCCTCGGTCGTGCTCGGAGACCTGAACGGAGACGGTCGGCCCGACATGGCCGCTCCAAATGGGGCGGCTTCCTTTCCTCAGGCTACCGTGTTCACGAGCTTGCCGGGCGGCGGGTTCTCGGCTGCGGACTATGGGGCGCCAAGAACGGCGCGCTCCATCGCCACCGGGGACGTGGATGGCGATGGGCGAATCGATCTCGTGGTGGCGAACACGGGAGCCAGTCCGTTGGTCAATCCGGGAACAGTGTCTGTCCTGCCGGCGCTCCCCGGTGGAGGATACGGTACCAACACGGACTATGCAGTCGGAGTGAACCCGGCGGAGATCAAGCTCTCGGACCTCGACGGAGACGGCTGGCTCGACATCGTGACGGCGAATACGAGCTCGCACGACGTGTCCGTTCTCATGGGTCAGCCAGGCGGGACGTTCGGCGCCGAGACGAGGTACCCAACCGCGGGCAGCGGACCCGCTGGGCTCGGTGTGGGGGACCTCGACGGCGATGGCCGGCCCGATCTGGCGGTCTTGAACGCCACGACGCGCACGATCTCCGTCATGGTCGGCCTGGGTGCCGGGAGTTTTGGCGCTCCGACCCTCCTTCCGACACCCACGCTTCCGGGCAACCCCGTCGCGATCGGCGATGTGAACGGCGACGGAATGCCTGACATGGCGATCGCGAGCAGAGTTTCGACGACACCTGGGACGATCGGCGTAGCGTCGATCTATTTGGGCATTGGTGGCGGCGTGTTTGCACCCCGGACGGACTACCTGGCCGGCCCTGGGGTCACTTCGGTCGCGATCGGGGACCTGGACGGAGACGGCGTGCTGGATCTCGCCGCAGGTGGACTCGGCGGCCTCTTCGTTCTTCTGGGCCTCCCGGGAGGCAGCTTCGGACCGCCCGCGGCTCACTCGGGGTACTT